The following proteins are co-located in the Acidobacteriota bacterium genome:
- a CDS encoding fatty acid desaturase codes for MPSATVVGAEEARRKDYSLVGREAALAVDRGLAEADWYTSPVPRDVMRELLERRDGPAIRDTILYFALIGVSGYLTWRLWGSWWAVLPMMVYGVLYASASDARWHEAGHGTAFRTDWLNNALYEVASFMVLRESVPWRWSHARHHSDTIIVGRDPEIAVPRPPDIPGIVLKAFNHKAWRRYVTNIALHCVGRVTPDEATFIPPSEYPKVFLRARIYAAIQLTILGLCVWYGTWLPLVFVLGPNLYGAWMMTVYGLTQHAALAENVLDHRLNCRTIRMNAVHRFLYWNMNYHTEHHMFPMVPYHQLPRLHAVVKDDCPEPYPSLTAAYREIIPALFRQVREPGWYVRRKLPPAARPVGTRPTAAAITPSIAGDGWLDVCTSATLHTEDVVRVDHDGHTYAVYRTADGCVYATDGTCTHGNTHLADGLVFGTTIECPKHNGRFDIVSGEPRRLPVCVALRTHPVREESGRILLDASRARGADATANAFQFRVTGNRSVATFIKELVLEPVDGVPAYSPGQYMQLHVPAYGTLRFADIAVDEPYASVWRAHHLFDLRTSNALDLRRNYSIATAPGASPRELRFNVRIATPPTGLDCDAGAGSSWVWHLKPGDIVTGSGPFGDFTLRDDERELVYVGGGAGMAPIRSHLSHLFDVARTGRRVTYWYGARSRQEVFYEDYFRDIEVRFPNFRFHVALSAPLDEDGWNGPTGLIHDVMRREWLTRHASPASPRYYLCGPPVMIHATREMLRHEFGVQPEDIIADEF; via the coding sequence ATGCCAAGCGCGACGGTTGTCGGCGCCGAGGAGGCGCGTCGCAAGGATTACAGTCTCGTCGGCCGCGAGGCGGCGCTTGCGGTCGATCGCGGGCTGGCCGAAGCCGACTGGTATACGTCGCCCGTCCCGCGCGACGTCATGCGCGAATTGCTTGAGCGGCGCGACGGGCCGGCCATCCGCGACACCATCCTCTACTTCGCGCTCATCGGCGTGAGCGGCTACCTCACGTGGCGACTGTGGGGCTCGTGGTGGGCCGTGCTGCCCATGATGGTGTACGGCGTGCTGTACGCATCGGCGTCAGATGCGCGCTGGCACGAAGCGGGACACGGCACTGCATTCCGCACCGACTGGCTGAACAACGCGCTCTACGAAGTCGCGTCGTTCATGGTCCTGCGCGAGTCGGTCCCCTGGCGATGGAGCCACGCCCGTCACCACAGCGATACCATCATCGTCGGTCGCGACCCCGAGATCGCCGTGCCGCGTCCGCCCGACATCCCCGGCATCGTCCTCAAGGCGTTCAACCACAAGGCGTGGAGGCGCTACGTCACCAACATCGCGCTGCACTGCGTCGGCCGGGTCACGCCGGACGAAGCGACGTTCATCCCGCCGTCGGAATACCCGAAGGTGTTCCTCCGCGCGCGCATCTACGCAGCGATCCAACTCACGATCCTCGGCCTGTGCGTGTGGTACGGCACGTGGCTGCCGCTGGTCTTCGTGCTCGGACCGAACCTGTACGGCGCGTGGATGATGACGGTGTACGGCCTCACGCAGCACGCCGCGCTCGCCGAGAACGTGCTCGACCACCGCCTCAACTGCCGCACGATCCGCATGAACGCGGTGCACAGGTTCCTGTACTGGAACATGAACTACCACACGGAACATCACATGTTCCCGATGGTGCCGTACCACCAGTTGCCGCGACTGCATGCGGTCGTGAAGGACGACTGTCCGGAACCGTATCCGAGCCTCACTGCCGCCTATCGCGAGATCATTCCCGCGCTGTTCCGGCAGGTGCGAGAACCGGGCTGGTACGTGCGGCGCAAGTTACCGCCTGCCGCGCGTCCCGTCGGCACGCGCCCGACGGCCGCCGCCATCACGCCGTCGATCGCCGGCGATGGCTGGCTCGACGTGTGTACGAGCGCCACGCTCCACACTGAAGACGTGGTGCGCGTGGACCACGATGGACACACGTACGCTGTCTACCGCACCGCTGACGGTTGCGTGTACGCCACCGACGGCACGTGTACGCACGGCAACACGCACCTGGCCGACGGTCTCGTGTTCGGCACCACCATCGAGTGTCCGAAACACAACGGCCGCTTCGACATCGTCAGCGGCGAGCCGCGACGTCTGCCAGTGTGCGTCGCGCTGCGGACGCATCCGGTGCGCGAGGAAAGTGGCCGCATCCTGCTCGACGCGTCGCGAGCTCGCGGCGCTGATGCGACAGCCAACGCTTTCCAGTTCCGTGTGACTGGCAACCGCAGCGTCGCGACGTTCATCAAGGAGCTGGTGCTCGAACCCGTCGATGGCGTGCCCGCGTATTCGCCCGGGCAGTACATGCAGCTGCACGTGCCCGCGTACGGCACGCTGCGCTTCGCCGACATTGCCGTCGACGAACCGTACGCGTCCGTGTGGCGCGCGCATCACCTGTTCGATTTGCGGACGAGCAACGCGCTCGATCTGCGCCGCAACTACTCGATTGCGACAGCACCAGGCGCATCGCCGCGCGAACTCCGCTTCAACGTCCGCATCGCGACGCCGCCGACGGGCCTCGATTGCGACGCGGGCGCCGGGTCGTCATGGGTCTGGCACCTGAAACCCGGCGACATCGTCACGGGGAGCGGACCCTTCGGCGACTTCACGCTCCGAGACGATGAGCGGGAGTTGGTGTATGTGGGTGGCGGTGCGGGGATGGCCCCGATTCGGTCGCACCTGTCGCACCTCTTCGACGTCGCCCGCACGGGCCGCCGCGTCACGTACTGGTACGGCGCGCGTTCACGGCAGGAGGTGTTCTACGAGGACTACTTCCGCGACATCGAGGTGCGCTTCCCGAACTTCCGATTCCACGTCGCACTGTCGGCGCCGCTCGACGAGGATGGGTGGAACGGCCCGACCGGCCTCATCCACGACGTGATGCGTCGCGAATGGCTGACGCGTCACGCCTCGCCGGCCTCGCCGCGCTACTACCTGTGCGGCCCACCCGTCATGATCCACGCCACGCGAGAGATGCTCCGCCACGAGTTCGGCGTCCAGCCGGAAGACATCATCGCTGACGAATTCTGA
- a CDS encoding sodium:solute symporter family protein, whose protein sequence is MQLHAVDYLILLVYFAFVLGIGWVLKRYQKTSDDFFLSGRSIPAWVAGLAFLSANLGAQELIGMAASGAKYGMATSHFYWVGAVPAMVFVGIFMMPFYYGSRARSVPEYLKLRFDEKTRALNALTFAAMTLFSSGISMYALARLFEAILGWDFNVSILISAGIVLAYILLGGLTSAIYNEVVQFFLIVLGFAPLVFLGLRDIGGWDGLVARLSTVATSRGFEPGAWTDSWAHLGAAQNNPMGVEWFGMMMGLAFVLSFGYWCTDFLVVQRAMAADSMDAARKTPLIAAVPKMLFPFLVIVPGMIAMGLTADAMSSGGFALPPKPDGTLDYDMVIPMMLGHYYPSGLLGLGLTALMASFMSGMAGNVTAFNTVFTYDLYQSYVKPHASDAHYLHVGRVITVVGIALSVATAYLAAQFNNIMDFLQLVFAFVNAPLFATFLLGMFWTRATGHGAFIGLMSGTIAAALHHGLTLPVGAVAGIKGGWLGMTHAYASEMAQNFWTAIWAWSVCFIVTIVVSLATRRTKSDDELTGLVYALTPRQPSAHLPWWRTPEGMGIGVLLLVAALNVVFW, encoded by the coding sequence ATCCAACTGCACGCGGTCGACTACCTGATTCTGCTCGTCTACTTCGCCTTCGTGCTCGGCATCGGCTGGGTGCTGAAGCGCTACCAGAAGACGAGCGACGACTTCTTCCTCTCCGGTCGATCGATCCCGGCGTGGGTCGCGGGCCTCGCCTTCCTCTCGGCCAACCTCGGCGCGCAGGAGCTGATCGGCATGGCGGCGTCGGGCGCCAAGTACGGGATGGCGACGAGCCATTTCTACTGGGTGGGCGCCGTGCCCGCGATGGTGTTCGTGGGCATCTTCATGATGCCGTTCTATTACGGGTCGCGCGCGCGGTCGGTGCCCGAGTACCTCAAGCTCCGGTTCGACGAGAAGACGCGCGCGCTCAACGCACTCACCTTCGCCGCGATGACGCTGTTCTCGTCGGGCATCTCGATGTACGCGCTCGCGCGCCTGTTCGAGGCCATTCTCGGTTGGGACTTCAACGTCAGCATCCTCATCTCGGCGGGCATCGTGCTCGCCTACATCCTGCTCGGCGGCCTCACGTCGGCCATCTACAACGAGGTGGTGCAGTTCTTCCTGATCGTGCTGGGCTTCGCGCCGCTCGTGTTCCTCGGCCTGCGTGACATCGGCGGCTGGGACGGGCTCGTGGCGCGTCTCTCCACCGTGGCCACGAGCCGCGGGTTCGAACCCGGTGCCTGGACCGATTCATGGGCACATCTCGGCGCCGCGCAGAACAACCCGATGGGCGTCGAATGGTTCGGCATGATGATGGGCCTCGCCTTCGTCCTGTCGTTCGGCTACTGGTGTACGGACTTCCTCGTCGTGCAGCGCGCGATGGCGGCAGACTCGATGGATGCCGCGCGCAAGACACCACTCATCGCCGCGGTGCCGAAAATGCTGTTCCCGTTCCTCGTGATCGTGCCCGGCATGATCGCGATGGGCCTGACGGCCGACGCGATGAGTTCCGGCGGGTTCGCATTGCCGCCCAAGCCCGACGGCACGCTCGACTACGACATGGTGATCCCGATGATGCTCGGGCACTACTACCCGTCGGGTCTGCTCGGACTCGGACTCACGGCGCTGATGGCCTCGTTCATGTCGGGCATGGCCGGCAACGTGACGGCCTTCAACACCGTGTTCACCTACGACCTGTACCAGTCGTACGTGAAGCCGCACGCCTCCGACGCGCACTACCTGCACGTAGGCCGCGTCATCACCGTCGTCGGCATCGCGCTCAGCGTGGCGACGGCGTACCTGGCCGCGCAGTTCAACAACATCATGGACTTCCTGCAGCTCGTGTTCGCGTTCGTGAACGCGCCGCTGTTTGCCACGTTCCTGCTGGGGATGTTCTGGACGCGCGCGACGGGACACGGTGCGTTCATCGGCCTCATGAGCGGCACGATCGCGGCGGCGCTGCACCACGGACTCACGCTGCCTGTGGGCGCGGTGGCCGGGATCAAGGGCGGCTGGCTCGGCATGACGCACGCGTACGCCAGCGAGATGGCGCAGAACTTCTGGACGGCCATCTGGGCCTGGTCGGTCTGCTTCATCGTCACGATCGTCGTGTCGCTGGCGACAAGACGCACGAAGTCCGACGATGAGCTCACGGGGCTCGTGTACGCGCTCACGCCACGGCAACCGTCGGCACATCTGCCGTGGTGGCGGACACCCGAAGGCATGGGTATCGGCGTGCTGCTGCTCGTGGCCGCCCTCAACGTGGTGTTCTGGTAG
- a CDS encoding YdeI/OmpD-associated family protein, protein MSALVPEPGDVKSFKSEAALETWMRRHHQRAPELWLRVYKKDSGVTTVTIAQALDVALCWGWIDGIRRAYDDLSFVQRFTPRRPRSMWSQVNQAHVARLTTAGRMTEFGQAQVDAAKADGRWDAAYAPIRAASWESLPADLRAAIEASPRARKAVADVNRQHLFALGFRVNAMKTPAGRSRKIAALVKDLETRRAE, encoded by the coding sequence ATGTCAGCCCTCGTTCCCGAACCCGGCGACGTCAAGAGCTTCAAGAGCGAGGCCGCGCTCGAGACGTGGATGCGCCGCCATCACCAGCGCGCGCCCGAGCTCTGGCTCCGCGTCTACAAGAAGGACTCCGGCGTCACGACGGTCACCATCGCGCAGGCGCTCGACGTGGCGTTGTGCTGGGGCTGGATCGATGGCATCCGCCGGGCCTACGACGATCTGTCGTTCGTGCAGCGGTTCACGCCGCGGCGGCCGCGCAGCATGTGGAGTCAGGTCAACCAGGCGCACGTCGCGCGGTTGACGACGGCGGGCCGCATGACAGAGTTCGGGCAGGCGCAGGTCGACGCCGCGAAGGCCGACGGCCGATGGGATGCCGCCTACGCGCCCATCCGTGCCGCGTCATGGGAGAGCCTCCCGGCCGACCTCCGCGCCGCGATCGAGGCCAGCCCGCGTGCCAGGAAGGCGGTCGCGGACGTCAACCGCCAGCACCTGTTCGCCCTGGGATTTCGGGTGAACGCCATGAAAACCCCGGCCGGCCGAAGCCGAAAGATCGCCGCGCTCGTCAAGGATCTCGAGACTCGTCGCGCAGAGTGA
- a CDS encoding MdtA/MuxA family multidrug efflux RND transporter periplasmic adaptor subunit translates to MNTSVEAPSRASRLGQWIIGLILLVGGGTAVWYYGVGQPAPNQGGPGRFGGMRGNETPAVRVVEAETRSIAVSLRALGTVTPINTVVVRPRLDGELVRVAFSEGQRVSAGQVLAEIDPRPYQVALAQAEGQRAENEARITNARTDLASFQSLYERQLIPRQQLTAQESLVKQIEGTIQSNDAQINNARLQLSYTKVVAPISGRLGLRQVDVGNLVRSGDANGIVVITQMQPTSVLFTVPETELPAVLEAMRGKVAPPVEAWDRAETTRLATGTLRTIDNQIDTTTGTIRLRALFDNADEKLYPNQFVNINLKLATVRAATVVPAATIQRASFGTFVYVIKPDGKATIRKVTLGTSEGERVAITEGVESGEQVVLEGVDALQEGTTVEIVGTGPAPPPSTEIPVAQPRRGQGGPGGAPGATSGAGAGQQAPAQPATPAAGQGSGQAPAGAASGQPKAGRP, encoded by the coding sequence ATGAACACGTCGGTGGAAGCACCGTCCAGGGCATCGCGCCTGGGCCAATGGATCATCGGTCTCATCCTGCTCGTGGGCGGCGGCACGGCCGTCTGGTACTACGGAGTCGGGCAACCGGCTCCGAACCAGGGCGGACCGGGCCGTTTCGGCGGGATGCGCGGCAACGAGACGCCGGCGGTCCGCGTGGTCGAGGCCGAGACACGCAGCATCGCCGTTTCCCTCAGGGCACTGGGAACGGTCACCCCCATCAACACCGTCGTGGTCCGTCCGCGGCTCGACGGCGAACTGGTGCGCGTGGCCTTCTCCGAAGGCCAGCGCGTCTCGGCGGGCCAGGTGCTGGCCGAGATCGACCCGCGGCCGTACCAGGTGGCGCTCGCGCAGGCCGAGGGCCAGCGCGCCGAGAACGAAGCTCGGATCACCAACGCCCGAACAGACCTGGCGAGCTTCCAGTCGCTCTACGAGCGGCAACTCATTCCCAGGCAGCAGCTCACGGCGCAGGAATCGCTCGTCAAGCAGATCGAAGGCACGATCCAGTCCAACGACGCGCAGATCAACAACGCCAGGCTGCAGCTCTCGTACACGAAGGTCGTCGCGCCCATCTCGGGCCGCCTCGGACTCCGGCAGGTGGACGTCGGCAACCTCGTTCGCAGCGGCGATGCCAACGGCATCGTCGTGATCACGCAGATGCAGCCGACCTCGGTGCTGTTCACGGTGCCGGAGACGGAACTCCCGGCCGTGCTCGAGGCGATGCGCGGCAAGGTCGCTCCACCCGTCGAGGCCTGGGATCGCGCCGAGACGACGCGACTGGCGACTGGCACGCTGCGCACCATCGACAACCAGATCGACACGACGACGGGCACGATTCGCCTGCGCGCGCTGTTCGACAACGCCGACGAGAAGCTCTACCCGAACCAGTTCGTCAACATCAACCTGAAGCTCGCCACCGTGCGCGCCGCCACGGTCGTCCCCGCAGCGACGATCCAGCGCGCGTCCTTCGGCACGTTCGTCTACGTCATCAAGCCCGATGGCAAGGCCACGATCCGCAAGGTCACGCTCGGCACGAGCGAAGGCGAACGCGTGGCGATCACCGAAGGCGTGGAGTCGGGCGAGCAGGTGGTGCTGGAAGGCGTCGACGCGCTGCAGGAAGGGACGACGGTGGAGATCGTCGGCACGGGTCCCGCGCCGCCGCCGTCCACCGAGATCCCCGTCGCGCAGCCGCGCCGCGGCCAGGGCGGACCCGGTGGAGCCCCCGGAGCGACGTCGGGTGCCGGTGCGGGCCAGCAGGCTCCCGCACAGCCCGCCACGCCGGCCGCGGGTCAGGGATCTGGTCAGGCGCCCGCCGGTGCCGCCTCCGGCCAGCCGAAGGCAGGCCGTCCATGA
- a CDS encoding MdtB/MuxB family multidrug efflux RND transporter permease subunit: MNISRPFILRPVATALLMAALLLSGALAYRLLPVSALPQVDYPTIRVLTFYPGASPDVMTSAVTAPLERQFGQMPGLEQMSSTSSGGASVITLRFSLDKAIEVAEQEVQAAINAASNLLPNDLPQPPVYNKVNPADTPVLTLAITSPTMPLPDVYDLVDTRVAQKLSQLPGVGLVSLAGGQRPAVRIQANPQALAAHNLNLQTLRAVIAAANVNQPKGNFDGPERSYMLDANDQLRSADAYRNLIVAYSGGAPLRLSDVAEVVDGAENTRLGAWADDLPAVLVNVQRQPGANVIDVVDRVNALLPALTASLPSTLTVSVLSDRTDTIRASVSDVQHELVFAVGLVVLVTFVFLRNIPATIIPSIVVPLSLIGTFGVMYLAGFSINNLTLMALTIATGFVVDDAIVMVENIARYLEEGASPMEAALEGARQIGFTLVSLTVSLIAVLIPLLFMADVVGRLFREFAITLAVSIMISLVVSLTLTPMMCARLLKAEHAEKHGRLYHITGRFFDGMVAWYGRMLTVSLRYQTLTLFVAVATLALTAWLYVIVPKGFFPVQDTGAIQVITEAPQTVSFAAMAERQRAAARAMLEEDDVKGLSSFIGVDGSNATLNSGRMLVTLTPRAERSRTATEIIASLRERVSRVPGIAVYMQPVQDLTIEDRVSRTQFQFTLEDPDMTRLSEWVPRLVTRLQESPHLADVASDLQDSGLQAFLDIDRDAASRLGIRVSAIDDALYDAFGQRLISTIYTQANQYRVVLEVAPRFQVGPEALGQVFVSTADGRQIPLSNIASIEHRNTALVINHSGQFPAVTMSFNLAHGASLGDAVEAIESAQREIGMPASIQTKFQGAAAAFRASLSSTLLLVLAAIVTMYLVLGVLYESYIHPITILSTLPSAGVGALLALLFTGTDLSLIAIIGIILLIGIVKKNAIMMIDFALDAERSEGMNPRDAIYKAALLRFRPILMTTLAALFGALPLMLSTGSGAEMRQPLGLVMVGGLLVSQVLTLFTTPAIYLFFDRLGHAWRGSKAPALTAEDVTA; this comes from the coding sequence ATGAACATCTCGCGCCCGTTCATCCTGCGCCCGGTCGCCACGGCGCTGTTGATGGCGGCCCTGCTGTTGTCGGGCGCGCTGGCCTACCGGCTGCTGCCGGTCTCGGCACTGCCGCAGGTCGACTACCCGACGATTCGCGTCCTCACGTTCTACCCGGGCGCGAGTCCCGACGTGATGACGAGCGCCGTGACCGCCCCGCTCGAACGGCAGTTCGGGCAGATGCCCGGTCTCGAACAGATGTCGTCGACCAGTTCCGGCGGCGCGTCGGTCATCACGCTCCGGTTCTCGCTCGACAAGGCCATCGAAGTGGCCGAGCAGGAAGTGCAGGCGGCCATCAACGCCGCCAGCAACCTCCTGCCCAACGACCTGCCGCAGCCGCCGGTCTACAACAAGGTCAATCCGGCCGACACGCCGGTGCTCACGCTCGCCATCACGTCGCCGACGATGCCGTTGCCCGACGTGTATGACCTGGTGGACACGCGCGTGGCGCAGAAGCTGTCACAGTTGCCCGGCGTCGGTCTGGTGAGCCTGGCGGGTGGTCAGCGTCCGGCCGTGCGCATCCAGGCCAACCCGCAGGCCCTCGCGGCGCACAACCTGAATCTCCAGACCCTGCGCGCGGTGATCGCGGCCGCCAACGTCAACCAGCCGAAGGGCAACTTCGACGGCCCCGAGCGGTCGTACATGCTCGACGCCAACGACCAGCTCCGCTCGGCCGATGCGTATCGCAACCTGATCGTCGCCTACAGCGGCGGCGCGCCGCTCCGGCTGTCGGACGTGGCCGAGGTGGTCGACGGCGCGGAGAACACGCGTCTCGGTGCGTGGGCCGACGACCTGCCCGCCGTGCTCGTCAACGTCCAGCGCCAGCCCGGCGCCAACGTGATCGACGTCGTCGATCGCGTCAACGCGCTGCTGCCGGCCCTCACGGCCAGCCTGCCGTCGACGCTCACCGTATCGGTCCTCAGCGATCGCACCGACACCATCCGCGCATCGGTCTCCGACGTCCAGCACGAACTGGTGTTCGCCGTCGGCCTGGTCGTGCTCGTCACGTTCGTCTTCCTGCGCAACATCCCCGCCACGATCATCCCCAGCATCGTCGTGCCGCTCTCGCTCATCGGCACGTTCGGCGTGATGTACCTCGCGGGTTTCTCGATCAACAACCTCACGCTCATGGCGCTCACGATCGCCACGGGGTTCGTGGTCGACGACGCGATCGTGATGGTGGAGAACATCGCGCGCTACCTCGAAGAGGGCGCCTCGCCGATGGAGGCCGCGCTCGAAGGCGCACGACAGATCGGCTTCACGCTGGTCTCGCTCACGGTTTCGCTCATCGCGGTGCTGATCCCGCTGCTGTTCATGGCCGACGTGGTGGGCCGGCTGTTCCGGGAGTTCGCGATCACGCTGGCGGTGTCGATCATGATTTCGCTGGTCGTCTCGCTGACGCTCACGCCGATGATGTGCGCGCGCCTGCTGAAGGCCGAGCACGCCGAGAAGCACGGCCGCCTGTACCACATCACGGGCCGCTTCTTCGACGGCATGGTGGCCTGGTACGGCCGCATGCTGACGGTGTCGCTGCGCTACCAGACGCTGACGCTCTTTGTCGCGGTGGCCACGCTCGCGCTCACCGCCTGGCTCTACGTCATCGTGCCGAAGGGCTTCTTCCCCGTGCAGGACACGGGTGCCATCCAGGTGATCACCGAAGCGCCGCAGACGGTGTCGTTCGCGGCGATGGCGGAGCGGCAGCGCGCCGCGGCCCGTGCCATGCTCGAGGAAGACGACGTCAAGGGGCTGTCGTCGTTCATCGGCGTCGATGGCTCGAACGCCACGCTCAACAGCGGACGCATGCTGGTCACGCTGACGCCGCGCGCGGAACGGTCGCGCACGGCCACCGAGATCATCGCGTCGCTGCGCGAGCGCGTCTCGCGCGTGCCTGGCATCGCGGTGTACATGCAGCCAGTGCAGGACCTCACGATCGAGGATCGCGTGAGCCGTACGCAGTTCCAGTTCACGCTGGAAGATCCCGACATGACGCGCCTCAGCGAGTGGGTCCCCAGGCTGGTGACCAGGCTCCAGGAGTCGCCGCACCTGGCCGACGTGGCCAGCGACCTCCAGGATTCGGGGTTGCAGGCGTTCCTCGACATCGACCGCGACGCCGCGAGCCGCCTCGGCATCCGCGTCTCGGCCATCGACGATGCGCTCTACGACGCGTTCGGACAGCGCCTCATCTCGACGATCTACACGCAGGCCAACCAGTACCGCGTGGTGCTGGAAGTGGCGCCGCGCTTCCAGGTGGGTCCCGAAGCGCTGGGGCAGGTATTCGTCTCCACCGCCGACGGCCGGCAGATCCCGCTCTCCAACATCGCGTCGATCGAGCACCGCAACACGGCGCTCGTGATCAACCACTCCGGCCAGTTCCCCGCCGTGACGATGTCGTTCAACCTCGCGCACGGCGCGTCGCTCGGTGATGCCGTCGAAGCAATCGAATCGGCGCAGCGCGAGATTGGCATGCCGGCGAGCATCCAGACGAAGTTCCAGGGCGCCGCGGCGGCGTTCAGGGCATCGCTCTCCAGCACGCTGCTGCTCGTGCTGGCCGCGATCGTCACGATGTACCTGGTGCTCGGCGTGCTGTACGAGAGCTACATCCACCCGATCACGATTCTCTCGACACTCCCGTCGGCGGGCGTGGGCGCACTGCTCGCGCTGCTCTTCACGGGCACCGACCTCAGCCTGATCGCCATCATCGGCATCATCCTGCTGATCGGCATCGTGAAGAAGAACGCGATCATGATGATCGACTTCGCGCTCGACGCCGAGCGCAGCGAAGGCATGAACCCGCGCGACGCCATCTACAAGGCGGCACTGCTGCGCTTCAGGCCCATCCTCATGACGACGCTTGCGGCGCTCTTCGGCGCGCTGCCGCTCATGCTCTCGACGGGTTCGGGCGCCGAGATGCGCCAACCGCTCGGTCTCGTGATGGTGGGCGGCCTGCTCGTCAGCCAGGTACTCACCCTCTTCACCACGCCGGCCATCTACCTGTTCTTCGATCGCCTGGGCCACGCCTGGCGCGGCTCGAAGGCGCCGGCGCTCACTGCGGAGGACGTGACGGCATGA